One part of the Eptesicus fuscus isolate TK198812 chromosome 20, DD_ASM_mEF_20220401, whole genome shotgun sequence genome encodes these proteins:
- the PPP1R1B gene encoding protein phosphatase 1 regulatory subunit 1B: MDPKDRKKIQFSVPAPPSQLDPRQVEMIRRRRPTPAMLFRVSEHSSPEEEASPHQRASGEGHHLKSKRPNPCAYTPPSLKAVQRIAESHLQSISNLGENQASEEEDELGELRELGYPREEEEEEDDEEEEEEDSQAEVLKGSRGPPVGQKTTCGQGLEGPWERPPPLDEPQRDGSSEDQVRDPARSEPGEDPQRPAHPEPGT; this comes from the exons ATGGACCCCAAGGACCGCAAGAAGATCCAGTTCTCCGTGCCCGCGCCCCCCAGCCAGCTGGACCCCCGCCAGGTGGAGATG ATCCGGCGCCGGAGACCAACCCCTGCCATGCTGTTCCGGGTCTCTGAGCACTCCTCACCAG AGGAGGAGGCCTCCCCGCACCAG AGAGCCTCAGGAGAGGGGCACCACCTCAAGTCGAAGAGACCCAACCCCTGTGCCTACACACCCCCATCGCTGAAAG CCGTGCAGCGCATTGCCGAGTCTCACCTGCAATCCATCAGCAACCTGGGCGAGAACCAGGCCTCGGAGGAGGAGGATGAGCTTGGGGAGCTGCGGGAGCTGGGCTACccaagagaggaagaagaggaggaggacgatgaagaagaggaggaggaggacagccaGGCTGAAGTCCTGAAGGGCAGTAGGGGGCCACCTG TTGGGCAGAAGACAACTTGTGGCCAGGGTCTGGAGGGGCCCTGGGAGCGTCCGCCCCCTCTGGATGAGCCCCAGAGAGATGGAAGCTCTGAGGACCAAGTGAGAGACCCCGCACGAAGTG AGCCCGGGGAAGACCCACAGCGCCCTGCCCACCCTGAGCCTGGCACATAG